ACagtctgtgtgctctgtgacTCTTTCCTTCTCGCTTTTCTGATCGACAGAGTTTCGGAGTGTGGAACCaggcacagagaaaaaaagagggacaAGTTCGATaataaaagacagagagacagagagaacacCAATTTTGGCCCCTCAATAGACGCAAGGGGGGAAATAGCATGCTTCCCCTTGTCtatcactgacacacaaaccatTAGCCTAATTATATGGAAGAAGTGAGACTgaagagtgagtgtgtgtgtgtgtgtgtttgcatgcatttgAAGGAAATAGAGATTTAGACATAGTGAATTAGTCTGGaattcacagaaaaatgcaGAGATTTAAAGGGATCTAATATTTTTTGGTGAAGATTAGCTCACAGAGCCTTGATTTAGTAGTGAAGTGCTGAAAGTGTGAgaatttaaatctttaatgCTGAACCTGGGATGTTGTATATTAGATTTcataatttttgaaaatgtgttctaTTATATTTGGCTGGCCCCACAGCTCATTTGTACCAAAAGACTGGACCATCCATCAAGCCATCTTCTGCAgctttcctgttttgttgtgagggtgctggagccaatcccaacgTTCCGGGCGAGAggcggggtacaacctggacaggtcgccaagTCATTACAGGAAGACTGGACCCCATAAGTTTTTGAAGGTTAAGACTTAATTGGAATTATAGAGTTAAAACTGGGTGACGGAGGCTGGCTCTGGGACATGCAACGTCATCCCTCTGGTGGGGAAGGAGATGGAGCTTGTGTGCGAAGTGGAGCGCTGCCAGTTGGATCCGGTGGGGCTTACCTCAAAACATTGCCCTGGCTCTGGATCCAAAATCCTGAATAGGGGCTGGACGCTATTCTTTGCTAGAGTTGCCAGGGGTATGAGGAGCCAAGTGGGTTTGGGGATAGTCACAAGTCACAAGTGGACCACAGTGTCGCCTCCCTACGCTTAAAGGCAGGGGGGAGaactttttctgttgtctgtgcATGTACACCAGATAGCACTTCAGAGTATTTGGCCTTCTTGAAGACCCTGGCAGGAGCCCTGCATCGGGCTCTGGTAGGGGACTCCTGGGTACTGCTGGGAGACTTCAATGCACACATTGTCAATGAAAAGCCTCCCTGATCTCATTATTCTATAATGAGCCTTCTGTGCTAGCTACAGTTTGTCaaaaatgaacaccatgttcaaaCACACCCCTGGACAGATCTGGTAAGCCTAATTAGTAGTACGAGTAAACTGGGAACGACTGGGGGAGGACCCTGTCCGAGAAGCCTACAACTCCCACCTCCAGAGGAGTTTTCCCCTACATCCTACATCCCTGTGGAGGAGGGTGGCATCAAAACTGGAGGTCGGTGGGGAATCATTGTCAATTTCCCTGGGTGGAGTCGTTGAGGTAGCAACTTCACTGTGGCAAAGCGCCAGGGTTTGATGAAATACCCCCTGAAATGCTGAACACCTGGCTGTCTTGGTGGACACATCTTTCAACGTTGCGTGGAAGTTGGGGATGGTGCCGAAGGAGTAGCAGACATGGGTGGTTGTCCCTCTCTTCACGAAGACGGACAAGATGGCGTGTGCCAATTACAGGAGCATCACACACGGTACAGCAAATGCAGCGCCGCACTGTTGTCATGAAAAGAGAGCTGAGTCAGAAGTCAAAGCTCTCTTATCTACTGGCCAATCTTCAGTCCTACCCTCACATATGGTCACCGCGAAGGGGCACGTCTGAAAGAACAAAATTGCAGATACAAGTGGGCAAAATGAGTTTTCTCCACAGGGTGACTCGGGGGAGACTTGGAGTAGCAccgctgctcctttgcatggaaaggagccagttgagttGGTTGGGGCATCTGAGAAGGATGGCATGAGGGCGTCTCCCTAGGGAGGTGCTCCTGGTACGTCCAACTCAGAGGAGACCTCGGGGCAGATCCAGGACCAGGTTAAAGGTTATATCTCCTCACTGGCTGGGAGCTCATCGGGGTCCCCCAGTCGGAGTTAACCGAGGTTAGCGGGGGaaaggaagtctggggctcctAGCTGTATCCCCCACGACCCGACTTTGGATAAacggttgaagatggatggatgcatggatgcttttctctctctctctctcctccctcactcactcactcactcactcctcctcttcctcctctggtatgtcgctctcctctctcctctctctggtcCCTGTTTTCATCACAACCTGAACTATCCgtgcatttaatttttaatgataCGTGTAGagctgtctccctctcttcctctgtctctctctctctttccctccctctctctggctttactcactgcctctctctttgCCACCTGTTagtctccctctcctctccgctCTGGAATCCCCTATTTTTTTATGAGGAGTTTCACACTTGCGCTATCACTGAGGTAAGTCATTAATTTATCCTTTGCTTATGAAACATATAAATCAAATCTTACCTGCACCCATCGTACTTTTAtggccatttttatttatttatttattttttttggttcttgcctGCGTGATTTGTTTTGCATGAGAGAATGGGAACTAATGCAATAAAAACCAGGCTGGCCGACAGGCACATTTATTCTGCATCATTCTCAGATAGCAGACAGGTGCCATGTATATCGGTctgtttttttatcatttcaccTGCTCTATCACCTTCTTCAGACACAGACATGAGTCACATGCTCTCTTTCACATACATTAACACGTAAGATGCTGAAGTTTGCTCATCCTTGACAACGTGAAAACAACTTGGATCTAATTGGCAAGTGTTCACTGTCACTGGGTGTAGTAATAAATGATGTGCTGACTATCTAATGAGTGGCTACTGTTTGCGACACTGTACTGTACCATCTGCCTGTCAGCCAGCAGCTTGTTATTCAAAGGTGAACGGAGCATGCTGCAGGGGCCCATTGTATGTAGGACacgagagaggaagaaaaaaaaaacagctgggagagaaagagaaagaaagctCCTCACTTAAACCTAAAAGTGGAATAATAATATCTGAGAAAGCCTGATGGAGAGACAGGGATGAAgagtgaagatgaagaaaggaggaggattGGAAAGGTAGAAATAAGAAGATAAATGTGGCGGCTTGGGAGAGAGAGCATCCCTTTGCCTATGATATGACTCTAATGTaaagtgaaggagctaaaaCAGGAAGATGGGAGGCAGAAAGATATTCCTGACTGCTGGCTCCTGGCAGCTTCATTCCCTCCTGCTGAAGCTGGAAATCTGACAAATATGTATGGACAAAGGGCACCAAGGACGCCATATACTGTACTGCATATGATTGCATAACTAACagccacagagctgctggatgTAACTGCTGTGGTCAAGTTAGCACATTATCTTGTAGCCTATAGGAATTATGTAAAGTGGCTCAACCATGTGTTACGTACATAAACAAGCGTTAACAGAGAAAAAGCCTTCAAAGTGTGAGGGAGAAATGCAGTTTGTTATCTGGAGTGTGCCCTGTTGCACGTCTCAGCaacaagatgatgatgaaaggatAAGATGAGAGGGTCATTCCAGCTGGCAGCAAGAGAACGATCAATCATAAGCCTCCCGTGAGCTACTGGTTCCCTGAGAGCTGTAAGCCACCAGGCCCGCCTGtacatgtgctgctgctgctgccggtgCTCAGGCTGCTCTGGCTTACAGCCACATCTGCCAGGACCAGGATGCGTCTGACTGCGCACATTATATCAACAGATACTCACTCACAAGTCTGCAACAgctgcacactgtgtgtgtgtgtgtgtgtgtgtggtgagatGAATTAATGATCTGACAGAAGTGAATCTGTAAGAATGTTTGTGTATGCGCCTATGGGGATATATTActatgtttgtgcatgtatgtgtgtgcgcacgcttTGTGGGACAATGTAGTAGTCATAAGCACAGCCTGTGTTTTCTACTCATCCGGATTAATTAATCTTTCAATCAATTCAGGtcataatcatcatcaacaCAGGGAGTTTCATTAACGTGTTTTCACCTTCTTGTCTTGCAATCTTCCACTTAAGATGATTTCCTTCTGTGGGTGGCTCAAGCGCTGCTTTATTGTTGTGGCAGACTGAAGTGATAATACTGTGGCTGTGATAACCACCGGTTTATCTTCCCTCCACATTCATCCagctatcattaaaaaaaaaacccacagtcCTTTGCTGATGTGCAAAAGTCTGAGGTTATCTCGGCGTACTTAATTGGACAATGTTAACCTCTGCCCGGCTTGTCTTTACTTCATCAGTCATTGATCGTGCTATGTTGGTATAGGACCAAAATGGCTGCAGCTGGTTCTTAAAAAGCGAGCTGTCCATCACGTTCCCATCCCAGAGCCAGTTCACTGTCGAAGTCCGATCAATCAAATGAGTAGAGGAAGTTTGCTCGCTGGCACGCATGCAGCGTGTTTCAgaagtttgtttcattttcagccaaGGCCAAGCAGGATGAGCTGTGATGTGCATCCCCTGCTGTTCTGCTCACAGCAAAGAGACCTGACCACACATGACAAATGACCTTCCATGCTTGTAATTCTGCTGAAGGTCAAAGTCAGTGGCCTCTATTTCAGAGAGACTTCAGCCAGGGAACCATGGCCCAACACACCCTAAcccaatccaaagacatgcaggttagGCCAGCTGGTGAGTCTGAGTTGCCCCTGCTGCTGTGAATGTGAAAGGTAACCGTGTGTTCCCTGCCATTGTAATGTcagctggtattggctccagccttcctgcaacccagaaacaatGGGGGATGTGactaataaatgaataagcaaaattatcgtttttttttttttttttggatgtcaCCCATTAGTTTTTAAGTTAAATACAAAGCACAACCAGCTGCCTGTTAGCTTTGCCTTGCTTAAACGTGAGGACAACTAATCTCACTGTCCATCCTATAGGCAACATAAGGAACTTAGCAGCCACTGAAAATAATGCAAAGGAACTcattatgtttctttttatttttataaaaactgAAGTATAGAAATAAGCAGATGCAGTTTCCTGCTGTGTGGTTGGAATTAGAATTAAAATTAGAAAggcattctaattctaattccAACCACACGATGATGCCCTTCAGAGCTGCTGTTACATTTGGCTGCTGGCTGCGGCTTCATCCTAACCATATAGCCATGATGGATAAGGATGTCCAGTAATAGCCGTACTTTGATAGTCCACTTGCTTTTTAATGGGGTTTGTGCTCAGATCACTCATACAGATTCAGGCTGTCAACTagtcacagatttttttttaaatgccaccTTATCACATTATTTCTTCACGTTAGAAGTGCTCAACTCAGAGATAAAACAGAGGAAGTGTAAACATTCGCTTCACAGCTTCAACAGTTTAATGCAGAAAGAGGAGAATTTAGTCTTGGGGGGGAAGGAGCGGTGGGGGGGCATTAAGACAAAACACCCCCTCATGGGCTGCTGTCTTTAGATGACAAAAGCTGTGGGATATTTGTAGTCCGCCCccttcttatttattttgggaAGAGAGCAGACACATCAGCCTTGTGGTCAACTGTACTCCCTGCTTCCACAACTTTATATAACCATCAGGACTCTTCTCCCCAGCCAAGTGCACTGTGGAGTGATCCACCCCATAACTGCCTGTCCGCCTGTGGAGGATTGTGAAGCACTTTTGATTACATGCATGCTCGACAGCTCACATGCACTACAATGATTGGAATTTAGGGGACACCCCTATTGTCCACTATCCTTTATCCTCCCTGATAGGCCTGCGTTTATTCTGATTTATTCTattgaaatgcaaatgtgtgtacATCCTCTTCTGTATTTGATATCTAATGagtaatttctttcttttttaaagactTCTACTTATGATGGAGTTTTCAACATGACAGCAGTTTGagataaaagtttttttcttttaaacacatAGAAATTCAGAGTCCTATTAGGGTCTAACAACATGCCAGAGATTGGCAGATCCTGTTTCTCACTATCTTACCAAACTTTGTTTCATCAGGtattgaagaaaataaattggcAACAGAGGCCCATATCTGTGGTACGATGTCTTTGCTCTTGTCTCAGCTGAATGCAAAAAACTATAATTGTTGAGATACTGAAAAGGAATGTGATTCAACACCCACCTTCCtatgccctgtttttttttttttttttttctttcaagccCTATGACTGTGCGAAAAGGAAAACGTTTAGGCATCTCCATCCAGGAGCACATGGCCATCGACGTCTGCCCGGGCCCCATCCGCCCCATCCGCCAAATTTCTGCTTATTTCCCTCGTCTCTCGCCCACCTCTTCCTTCTCTGAGCCGCTCTCGCCCAATCAGACGGCAGCTCCCACCGCGCTCAGCCCTGGCAGCACAGGTCAAGGTGAAGGGGCCATCGGAGGGGGTGGAGGCAAAGGGAGCAGTGGCTTGTTGTCTCCATTACTATCAGGGGGGGCAGGTGGAGGGGGCTCACTGCCAGCCATGAGCAGCATGGACACCTCCATTGAGATTGACAGCTGTGACAGCGATGATAACAGTGAGTCCCTTGAAAGTGGTGACCTGGTTTCATTGGAGTTACATTTGAAGAGGAATTACTGAAGAGAGTTGTTGTGACAAGTTTTTTCTCTCAATTTCAATTTAGTGTCAGTGACAGATTGTTAACTGATCGTTGACATTGTCAGTTCATGTCACTGGCAGGATTTTTTTAGGTCTAACTTGCTGGCAAGCTTTATACAGCTGTTTAAAAAGGAGAGACTATAATTGGGAAAAAGATACTTTTTAGGAGGACTCATACCTGATTGGCCCAGAAATGTTTGCACTTCTGATTAGCTGTCTCCACATTTCAGGTCTTTGTGCTAAACTAAGCTACAGTCGGTCGTCTGCTGGCTGTAATTGCATATTTAGCACGTTCAGTCTCTTCAGAAGACAGCAATAAAGTATATttctgagatttttttattttctgttatacAAGCAAAAAGGTGTTTTAGTCTGAATTCATGCCTTGAGGCACAGACACTAGTGTTACTGGTTTGTAGGTTGTATTTCCTGCTGCCATCATTTGCCATAATTACTCCAGGCAAAAAGCCCAACAGGACAAAAGTAATTAGCAATGTAAGCGGAAGATTTTTCtcagtttgactttttattaACTGTCtttcagcctccctgggaacATTAGAGTTTGACCTACTGTATGAGAGAGCCACCAGCTCCTTACACTGCACAGTCCTGAGAGCAAAGGTAATTACTGTCCACTGAGAACTCCACCAAAGCCGTAGAAAGAAAGTCACCTCTACCACTTCTCTTTGTGTCGGTTCATGTGTttaatgtgtctctgtgacacaaatgaaaaaattttCTATTTCTGGCTTgggaataaaactaaaacaaaaaccaaaacagttttgAGCCGTGCCTATTACATGGCTCTGAGGATGATAATGTGTTTATCAGCCGGTGATCAAATAGCTGATGTCCCAGCAGAAAGGGTTGTGCAGACATAGACAGTCTGCAGACGATGAAATCCAGTGACTGAGAGGAGTCTGACTTTTCAAGACTTTCCTGCTGTAAATGAACCCATTGGTGTCTACAGAGGCAGATTATTGTGATGCTTAgttatattttaatgaaagtgGACCGCTTTAGGCAATAGCAGACATTATGGAAGCAGATGATAAGtaatattcattttgtttatttcattcaggCTTTATTCTGCAACAACTGCATGTTATTTGCACCCAAGAAGatgaattgaaatgttttttaaagcagTTTTGGTTGGACAACGTTTCCTTTAATGCCACCGTGAggttgatatgttttttttttctgaaatttcaCCTCACAGAACCTCACAGAGCCGCTGACAAGACTGAAGACTCCGATatgttttgtcaaaataaatagCTATAAATAACTAAGTCATAGTAAACATCTGATTGTGTCAGACTGCATATCAAGGTTCACAAGCAAAATGAAGGAGACATTGTTGAGGTCATGCATCTGTTGGTATAGCCGGTAAGCTAAAAATGAGCCCTCTCTCTGAAAATACTCCATATTTAATCCGCAACatgactgcagaaaaacagctgaacagctcttttgttttgctaATTTAAATTGAGGTGAAATCATGATCTTCAGGTTCTTAATCTCTTGGGAAATTTATTCCACCATCCAATTAGTTGGCTGCTGAAgatttcaggttttgttttttcccttaatCTCATGCATTGTTTCAAACCCGGCTGTGAGGTCTCTGCCTTATTTAGCCGGAGTGGAAACTGTAGCACCCTCACAGCCCCTACACTTATGTGCTGTAGACttcatatattttctgtgtctAAAAGGGTCTGAAACCGATGGATTTCAATGGTTTGGCCGATCCGTATGTGAAGCTGCATCTTCTGCCAGGTGCCTGCAAGGTTTGTTCATCAAAACACATTATAGAGATTGCACTCTCTGCACATGCTACATTTTTAGAGTCGCACAAAGTCTGCACCAAAGcgaaatgattttttttttttcttttgaggttacatgctgttgtttgtttgtttgtctttatgcaTGCAGTTAcatgattgttttctttcttcctgttgtGATTTACAGGCCAATAAACTGAAAACCAAGACTGTTCGCAACACGCTGAACCCCGTGTGGAATGAGACGCTCACCTACTGTGGAATCACAGAGGAGGACATGTACCGCAAAACACTCCGGTAAATGATTCTTTAAAAGGATTTCTCTCTATTTTTGTCCACCTCGCTTCttgcttctcttttctgtttttcccatCAGGAAACTGAGTCTCGCTTACAAAGGATTTCTTATCGTCCATCTCAATCTCAGTCTTTTACTCTCTGTATAGAGCCCTTTATCCTTCCCTCACTCCTTCTATCACTGCTGATTCTTCTGATTGATCCTCCTCTGTCACCTCAccttccttcctccctgtcCTCACATCTCTCCCTTCCACTAGGATAAGAGGAGGTGGACCCTCACTCCTTTTAGACGACGGTTTCTGTTGGTTTTACtttccctctgttcctctgcctttctttcaTTCCAAGTTGCAGTGACAGATTGAGGTCAGACTAAGCACTGCagggtttttaatttcattgacCCCCCTCCAGAGGTGATAAAAGCTGCAAATTGTGGCTGTCTGTGACTAAAACTTTGCCATAGCACATGTGGGATTTAAATAGGATCGGCTGTTGGTGTCTCACGGGAAATTAGAGAGACTAGCGCCATCAGTGGGCCACAACACTGTGTCAACTGAACAGAAGCCTTTAATGATCGACCTGTTGAGACATGGAGGCATGTTGAAGTTGTCCCCTGATCAAAtcatctttatttataaatcttttgaattcatgaattattattattattattatgacacCACCCTTTCACAtcttcataaaacaaaataagccaaaaaaaaatgttgtaataattttgtttgtgttattcagAATGTGAATAAAAGTGTGTTCAACAAGTGTTCAACACTTCAGATGACGCAGGAAGTCCATCACACTGCAGGAGGGCTTTTGAATTTCTCTGCTGACAGCAGCGTCATTCAACCTGAACACAATGTAACCACAAGATAGAACGcattttgaaaaccaaaaatCTTATGTTTTCCTGAACCATAGAAACTGCACATATTGTTTTACGTTTCCAACTTCAAATCTGCAgcacaaatttgtgtttgtttgcatccaATATTAAgtttattgtttctttgtggAAATAGATTGCAATGCATATCTCTACAGGCTTCGTGCACCTGCTGTTGAATCTTGTTGCCTTTGCCAGTGGCTGCTgctaattcaaaataaaataagaagacaaaaaacaactcCTCGTGAAAAATCCAAAAGTGATATTGCAGAGAAACTGACAATAAGATTGTCTTTATGTGAATGAGAGAAACAGCTCGGTGTCTGTGCGCTCTGTTCAGTGAGCGGCAGGCAGATGGAGCAACATTTTGTGACAGAGGCTGTGTGAGGAAGATATTCTGTCacttctgtcttcttctgttaCTGATTTTCTTTAGGTAAATATAGTCAAAATCACAACACAGCCACTATTTCATACTTGTCCCATTTTTAGACAGGAGAAAGCCATGCCCATACTCTTCTATCAGGGATTGGgctgtaataaaatattttataagtGTAAAGAAGCAGGTGAAGGGCTGAAACTGCTGTAAAGTATGGGAATTAGCATATATTATAATCCGGTAATatttgaagactttttttttttttttttttttttgcagaattcTGCTAATTTCCATTGAATAAAATTGCTCGTGGATCTTTAAGACACACGAACGCTCAGTCTTACCTGCAGAAGCCTGGCTCCCGCTTTGCActttctgctctctttctcatctcattataataagaaattaaaaaagtgcCACAGTAAGAAAAAAGTTCACTGAAGTATCCCAAGAGTTGAAAACTACTTCTCAATTTAGCACACTGACtttgatttattcatgttatttaAATATCTGACAAAGGCATTTAACTGACAGCACGTGTGGAGTCATCACTCTGCTTTGCTCACATTAAGAAAATCTATTTGATGCAGGAAATGTGTGCGTTACTTCATATTGTGTGCTGAACTCTTTGACCCATCCAACTCTCACTCACCTCTCCATCCTCTTTGATCACATATGTCTCGTACATCTATTGCACCATCTTTGTACTCTCAGCATCAATTTACGTAATCTTGTTTTATTCCTGGTCTCTCACCTTGGTTCtcaccttttcctccttttctgtctttttctttcttccataGTGATTTCTTTTTGCATATGTCTCTGCTGATTTTCAATTCTGAAAAGCTCAGGTCTCCTTTTGGTTAATAAGATACTAGACTAAAAATTACTTCAAGGATGTCAACCCATATCTGGCGTCCCCAGGCAACTGGCCTACTGcacttttcacatttctgcaaTGCCATGTTTTATTACCGGAAACTGAAGGCAGCAGGTGACTGTACAGCTTCATTCCAATGGTTATAAATTCAGTATGAAGTCAAATGAAATAGCAGACGAAGCAGAAGATTGTTTAAATCTGTATTTCTGAATGCATTCTTcgttttcttctccttctcatttctgtttatataaatgacagaaaagcaaTCACACTGGATTCCAGTTAGTCTGCAGCATACAACATCTGCCTATAGACACGCACATTTGCCTGATTGAAGCGCTCTTCATTCACGCACACAtgcaaatttaaataaattcttcCATTTTTATCTCTGCCTTTCACCCACATTAGTCTATCCTCCACTTGTCCACCCGACAGCTTTTGATTTCAAAAATGCAGCCTCTCTCCTTTGCCTTcactcctctctgctgctcccaTCCACTTGCATATTTCAGTGGCATTATGGCAGGTGTAAAAGTTTGTCAGGCCCATAAATATGGATTGGATTACCCCTGCAGCTGCACTTTCACACCATCTGAATTCTGTTGGGAAGGGAAATAGATGCTGGATTTATATTTCTGACTGCGTGCTCTGGATTTTTTTGGGTCAGATTTCTGTCAACAATTTCCTTCCCACATTATAATGTTGTCACAACATTGGGATTAACTAAATGAGTCATAAAATGTGCTTGCTTCACTACCACCCACCCTCTCAAAAGCCCACAGTCTTTGCCTCTTTTCTCATgtttgtctctcactctctctcattTACCATCACCCCACCCAACCGCTGTCTCTCACTCCCAGGGTGTCCGTGTGCGATGAAGACAAGCTGACACATAATGAGTTCATTGGGGAATCGCGGGTGGCCCTGCGCCGTGTGAAGGCTGACCAGACCAAACACTATAACATCTGTCTGGAACACCCGCCTCCtgtgagaagaagagaagaggagagggggagcaGGACGCACAGAAAGAAGGAtaggagaggaaacaggagatTGCATTTTTATTGAGGGTCATTGATGCACAAAGTAATATTCTAAATATTTGGTTCCACAAACTCTCATCTTTTAAtgttaaaagctgaaaaagaagaTTGGGGAGAGCAATAGGCATAGGCTTACCTGCACATTGAACCGTACCAAAAACTTGCTTGAGTGAATATCCCATAAAATGCCAACCTGCTCAAGGTCTccctttatttaaaattaaggGCACTGCAggctttt
Above is a genomic segment from Echeneis naucrates chromosome 19, fEcheNa1.1, whole genome shotgun sequence containing:
- the LOC115060107 gene encoding double C2-like domain-containing protein alpha, with amino-acid sequence MTVRKGKRLGISIQEHMAIDVCPGPIRPIRQISAYFPRLSPTSSFSEPLSPNQTAAPTALSPGSTGQGEGAIGGGGGKGSSGLLSPLLSGGAGGGGSLPAMSSMDTSIEIDSCDSDDNTSLGTLEFDLLYERATSSLHCTVLRAKGLKPMDFNGLADPYVKLHLLPGACKANKLKTKTVRNTLNPVWNETLTYCGITEEDMYRKTLRVSVCDEDKLTHNEFIGESRVALRRVKADQTKHYNICLEHPPPLPSPTAMSTALRGISCYLREWETAQQRSLEERGRLLLCLQYLPPSSDGDVKGEAKERARGGLCVGVKRCAHLAAMDVNGFSDPYVKTYLKPDVHKKSKHKTAVIKKTLNPEFNEEFFYEISFSELATKTLEVTVWDYDLGKSNDFIGGVSLGCHSQGETLQHWIDCLKNKGKKVERWHTLTNELPGSTLQE